In Janthinobacterium sp. J1-1, a single genomic region encodes these proteins:
- a CDS encoding DUF4118 domain-containing protein: MPSNDQRPDPDALLAQVQAQEHKATRGRLRIYFGASAGVGKTYAMLAAARKLLAEGVDVLAGVVETHGRSETAAMLDGLPWLPAKNLEYRGKTLPEFDLDAALLRHPAVILIDELAHSNVAGSRHPKRWHDVEELLAAGIDVLTTVNVQHLESLNDVVGGITGVRVAETLPDTVFDRADEVVLVDIPADELLLRLKAGKVYQPQQAQRASQHFFRKGNLIALRELALRRTADRVQDDVQAYRLEKSINPVWKTGAALLACVGPHAGGEQVVRSTARLASQLNAEWHALYVETPRLQRLPARERERILNTLKLAQDLGARTAIVAASDIAAAIVAHARGANIARLVMGRRQGGALARLWHAASAARIAGLAPDIDLIEVGQPALDAAPRKAAEEAIVHRPGRPWRYLLAAAASLATACASVPLLPYIDLANIAMLSLLTVVLVAVRLGRGPAALASLVGVASFDFAFVPPRFSFAVGDFQYVITFGVMLAVGLITGHLTAGLRFQARVATHREARARALYEFSRELSGVLQTEEIFDITRRAIERAFRARATLLLPDDEGRLQTPLEPGQLDLGIAQWAFDRAQAAGTGTDTLPGSDIFYLPLIAPMRTRGLLALLPLDSPQHRHWLLVPEQRQQLDTFAALAAIALERVHYIDVAQGALVQMESERLRNSLLAALSHDLRTPLTSLVGLAESLARSTPALSGAQLEMARSLQSETVRMSALVANLLDMARIESGHVRLNLQWQALEEVVGSSLRVSAPQLVRHALRTQLAPGLPLVRYDAVLIERVLCNLLENAAKYTPAGSTITIAAGVHGQWLRVTVSDDGPGLPPGREEAIFEKFTRGERESNLPGVGLGLAICRAIVEAHGGTIAAQVPLPARGAAFVLMLPLGTPPAPPEELDSELTDTGTPS, encoded by the coding sequence ATGCCCTCCAACGACCAACGCCCCGACCCCGACGCCCTGCTGGCCCAGGTCCAGGCGCAGGAACACAAAGCCACGCGTGGCCGCTTGCGCATTTATTTCGGCGCTTCGGCCGGCGTCGGCAAGACCTATGCCATGCTGGCCGCGGCGCGCAAGCTGCTGGCCGAAGGTGTCGACGTGCTGGCGGGCGTGGTGGAAACGCATGGCCGCTCGGAGACGGCGGCCATGCTCGACGGCTTGCCGTGGCTGCCGGCAAAAAACCTGGAATACCGCGGCAAGACCTTGCCCGAATTCGACCTGGACGCGGCGCTGCTGCGTCACCCTGCCGTGATCCTGATCGACGAACTGGCGCATTCGAACGTGGCCGGTTCGCGCCATCCGAAGCGCTGGCACGATGTCGAGGAACTGCTGGCCGCCGGCATCGACGTGCTGACCACCGTCAACGTGCAGCACCTGGAAAGCCTCAACGATGTGGTGGGCGGGATTACCGGCGTGCGCGTGGCCGAGACCTTGCCCGACACGGTGTTCGACCGTGCCGACGAAGTGGTGCTGGTCGACATACCCGCCGACGAACTGCTGCTGCGCCTGAAAGCGGGCAAGGTCTACCAGCCGCAGCAGGCGCAGCGCGCGTCGCAGCATTTTTTCCGCAAGGGTAATCTGATCGCCCTGCGCGAGCTGGCGCTGCGCCGCACGGCCGACCGGGTGCAGGACGATGTGCAGGCCTACCGCCTTGAAAAATCGATCAACCCGGTGTGGAAGACGGGCGCGGCGCTGCTGGCCTGCGTGGGGCCGCACGCGGGCGGCGAACAGGTGGTGCGCAGCACGGCCCGCCTGGCCAGCCAGCTGAACGCCGAATGGCATGCGCTGTACGTGGAAACGCCAAGGCTGCAGCGCCTGCCGGCGCGCGAGCGCGAACGCATTCTGAACACCCTGAAACTGGCGCAGGACCTGGGCGCGCGCACCGCCATCGTGGCCGCCAGCGATATCGCCGCCGCCATCGTCGCCCATGCGCGCGGCGCCAATATCGCCAGGCTGGTGATGGGCCGCCGCCAGGGCGGAGCGCTGGCGCGGCTGTGGCATGCCGCCAGCGCCGCGCGCATCGCCGGCCTGGCGCCCGATATCGACCTGATCGAGGTGGGCCAGCCGGCGCTGGACGCCGCGCCGCGCAAGGCGGCCGAAGAGGCCATCGTGCACCGGCCTGGGCGCCCCTGGCGCTATCTGCTGGCGGCCGCCGCCAGCCTGGCCACGGCCTGCGCCTCGGTGCCGCTGCTGCCGTATATCGACCTGGCCAATATCGCCATGCTCTCCTTGTTGACGGTGGTGCTGGTGGCCGTGCGGCTGGGGCGCGGGCCGGCCGCGCTGGCCAGCCTGGTGGGCGTGGCCAGCTTTGATTTTGCCTTCGTGCCGCCGCGTTTTTCGTTTGCGGTGGGCGACTTTCAATATGTGATCACGTTTGGCGTGATGCTGGCCGTGGGCCTGATCACCGGCCACCTGACGGCCGGCCTGCGCTTCCAGGCGCGGGTCGCCACGCACCGCGAAGCGCGTGCGCGCGCCCTGTACGAATTTTCGCGCGAACTGTCGGGCGTGCTGCAGACCGAAGAGATTTTCGACATCACGCGGCGCGCCATCGAGCGGGCCTTCCGCGCCCGCGCCACCTTGCTGCTGCCCGATGACGAGGGCCGGCTGCAGACGCCGCTGGAGCCCGGCCAGCTGGACCTGGGCATCGCGCAATGGGCCTTCGACCGCGCGCAGGCGGCCGGCACCGGTACCGACACCTTGCCCGGCTCCGATATTTTTTATTTGCCCCTGATCGCGCCGATGCGCACGCGCGGCCTGCTGGCGCTGCTGCCGCTCGATTCGCCCCAGCACCGGCACTGGCTGCTGGTGCCGGAACAGCGCCAGCAGCTCGACACCTTTGCCGCGCTGGCCGCGATTGCCCTGGAACGTGTGCACTATATCGACGTGGCGCAGGGCGCGCTGGTGCAGATGGAGTCGGAACGGCTGCGCAATTCGCTGCTGGCGGCGCTGTCGCACGACCTGCGCACGCCTTTGACCTCGCTGGTGGGCCTGGCCGAATCGCTGGCGCGCTCAACCCCGGCCTTGTCCGGCGCGCAGCTGGAGATGGCGCGCTCGCTGCAGTCCGAGACGGTGCGCATGAGCGCGCTGGTGGCCAACCTGCTCGACATGGCGCGCATCGAAAGCGGCCATGTGCGGCTGAACCTGCAATGGCAGGCGCTGGAAGAGGTGGTGGGCAGTTCCCTGCGCGTAAGCGCCCCGCAACTGGTGCGGCATGCACTGCGCACCCAGCTCGCGCCCGGCCTGCCGTTGGTGCGCTACGACGCCGTGCTGATCGAGCGCGTGCTGTGCAACCTGCTGGAAAACGCCGCCAAATACACGCCGGCCGGCAGCACCATCACGATTGCCGCCGGCGTGCATGGCCAGTGGCTGCGGGTGACGGTCAGCGACGACGGGCCGGGCCTGCCGCCCGGGCGCGAAGAAGCGATCTTTGAGAAATTCACGCGCGGCGAACGCGAGTCGAACCTGCCCGGCGTGGGCCTGGGGCTGGCGATCTGCCGCGCCATCGTCGAAGCGCATGGCGGCACCATCGCCGCGCAAGTGCCGCTGCCCGCGCGCGGCGCGGCCTTTGTATTGATGCTGCCTCTGGGGACGCCGCCGGCGCCGCCTGAAGAACTGGACAGCGAATTGACTGACACTGGAACACCATCATGA
- the kdpE gene encoding two-component system response regulator KdpE, translated as MNDANATGNTTSPTALLVEDEPQIRRFVCAALEAEGWQVHESATLQRGLIDAGTRRPDLVVLDLGLPDGDGIDFLGDLRKWSAVPVIVLSARVGEDEKIRALDAGADDYLTKPFGVGELLARVRATLRRQRQPAAPDDGVVRFGDVSVDVQNRLVMRDKQLVHVTPTEFRLLSVLVKNAGRVVTNPQLLREVWGPSNLENGHYLRIYMGHLRQKLEADPAQPQYLLTETAVGYRLLLPL; from the coding sequence ATGAATGACGCTAATGCCACCGGCAACACCACTTCCCCGACCGCACTGCTGGTCGAGGACGAACCGCAGATCCGCCGCTTCGTGTGCGCCGCGCTGGAAGCCGAAGGCTGGCAGGTGCACGAATCGGCCACCCTGCAGCGCGGCCTGATCGACGCCGGCACGCGCCGCCCCGACCTGGTGGTGCTGGATCTGGGCCTGCCCGACGGCGACGGCATCGATTTTCTGGGCGACCTGCGCAAATGGTCGGCCGTGCCCGTGATCGTGCTGTCGGCGCGCGTCGGCGAAGACGAAAAAATCCGCGCGCTCGACGCCGGCGCCGACGACTATTTGACCAAGCCGTTCGGCGTGGGCGAACTGCTGGCCCGCGTGCGCGCCACCTTGCGCCGCCAGCGCCAGCCGGCCGCACCTGATGATGGCGTGGTGCGCTTCGGCGACGTGTCGGTCGACGTGCAGAACCGCCTGGTGATGCGCGACAAGCAGCTGGTGCATGTGACGCCGACCGAATTCCGCTTGCTGTCGGTGCTGGTGAAAAACGCCGGCAGGGTGGTCACCAATCCGCAGCTGCTGCGCGAAGTGTGGGGGCCGTCGAACCTGGAGAACGGCCACTACCTGCGCATCTACATGGGCCACTTGCGCCAGAAGCTGGAAGCCGATCCGGCCCAGCCGCAATACCTGCTGACGGAAACGGCGGTCGGCTACCGATTGCTGCTGCCACTCTAA
- a CDS encoding TorF family putative porin, with product MNKIVFAIAAILASGVLHAQEAKPDNEVSFNVAGVSDYRYRGMSQTRLKPALQGGADYVNNPTGLYAGAWASTIKWTKDAGGGGDVEVDLYAGKRGQLTDDIGYDAGVLAYVYADNGLKHLAGFADADTQEVYGQLSYGPAYIKYAHAVSNLFGIVNSKNSGYLDIGANIDLTNGWTGNLHAGHQKVRNNDASSYTDWKVGVTRDFGVLTGALAVIGTNGSKTAYASPVNGKFMGKTALILTVSKVF from the coding sequence ATGAACAAAATCGTATTTGCCATCGCCGCCATTCTTGCCTCGGGCGTATTGCACGCGCAGGAAGCGAAACCGGACAATGAAGTCAGCTTCAACGTTGCCGGTGTTTCCGACTACCGCTACCGCGGCATGTCGCAAACGCGCTTGAAACCGGCGCTGCAGGGCGGTGCCGACTATGTCAATAACCCCACCGGCCTGTACGCGGGCGCCTGGGCCTCGACCATCAAGTGGACCAAGGACGCGGGCGGCGGTGGCGACGTGGAAGTGGACCTGTATGCGGGCAAGCGCGGCCAGTTGACTGACGATATCGGCTACGACGCCGGCGTGCTGGCCTATGTGTATGCCGACAACGGCCTGAAACACCTGGCCGGCTTTGCCGATGCGGATACCCAGGAAGTCTACGGCCAGCTGTCGTACGGCCCGGCGTATATCAAGTATGCGCACGCCGTCTCCAACCTGTTCGGCATCGTCAACAGCAAGAACAGCGGCTACCTCGACATCGGCGCGAATATCGACTTGACAAATGGCTGGACCGGCAACCTGCATGCGGGCCACCAGAAGGTGCGCAACAACGATGCGTCGAGCTACACCGACTGGAAAGTGGGCGTGACGCGCGACTTTGGCGTGCTCACCGGCGCACTGGCCGTGATCGGCACCAATGGCAGCAAGACCGCCTACGCCTCGCCCGTGAATGGCAAATTCATGGGCAAGACGGCCTTGATCCTGACAGTCAGCAAGGTGTTTTAA
- the dapA gene encoding 4-hydroxy-tetrahydrodipicolinate synthase, whose product MNQYACEHAMSCERITAHFQGIWVPMVTPFRDGAIDFGAAQRLAVELAGSGVNGLVVCGTTGEAAMLSEAEQGMLLASVLEAAGPRFPVVMGIAGSDTRAVTAAVQRYHDHPLAGLLISAPAYVRPSQEGIVRHFQAIAAATDHSIVLYNVPARTGVHITTATAALLARDSHFVAIKEAGGQLDQFGQLLRDTHLDVLCGDDALLLASLALGAHGAMSAAAQVRPDLYAQLFDLVQSNRHADAGALFETMLPAIRLLFAEPNPGPIKAALAMQGKLRDELRLPMTPMSGAGQQKLALALESLLALPRYRAGGASFKTPC is encoded by the coding sequence ATGAACCAGTACGCGTGCGAACACGCGATGTCCTGCGAGCGCATCACGGCCCACTTCCAGGGCATCTGGGTGCCGATGGTCACGCCGTTTCGCGACGGCGCGATCGACTTCGGCGCCGCACAGCGGCTGGCTGTCGAATTGGCCGGCAGCGGCGTCAATGGCCTGGTGGTGTGCGGCACCACCGGCGAGGCGGCCATGCTGAGCGAGGCCGAACAGGGCATGCTGTTGGCTAGCGTGCTGGAAGCGGCCGGCCCGCGCTTTCCCGTCGTGATGGGCATAGCCGGCAGCGACACGCGCGCCGTCACGGCCGCCGTGCAACGCTATCACGACCACCCGCTGGCCGGCCTGCTGATCTCCGCGCCCGCCTATGTGCGGCCGTCGCAGGAGGGCATCGTGCGCCATTTCCAGGCGATTGCCGCCGCCACAGATCACTCCATCGTGCTGTACAACGTGCCGGCCCGCACCGGCGTGCACATCACGACGGCGACGGCGGCGCTGCTGGCGCGCGACTCGCACTTTGTCGCCATCAAGGAGGCGGGCGGGCAGCTGGACCAGTTCGGCCAGCTGCTGCGCGACACCCACCTCGACGTGCTGTGCGGCGACGATGCGCTGCTGCTGGCCAGCCTGGCGCTGGGCGCACATGGCGCCATGTCGGCCGCCGCCCAGGTGCGACCCGACCTGTATGCCCAGCTGTTCGACCTGGTGCAATCGAATCGCCACGCCGACGCCGGCGCCCTGTTCGAGACCATGCTGCCTGCCATACGGCTGCTGTTCGCCGAACCGAACCCCGGCCCCATCAAGGCGGCGCTGGCCATGCAGGGCAAGCTGCGCGATGAACTGCGCTTGCCGATGACGCCCATGTCCGGCGCCGGCCAGCAAAAACTGGCGCTGGCGCTGGAATCATTGCTGGCGCTGCCGCGCTACCGCGCTGGCGGCGCGTCGTTTAAAACACCTTGCTGA
- a CDS encoding type 1 glutamine amidotransferase, whose product MSDEKIPPSVSPAPPAAPVRPDRVGRASDADERDRRSREAPPRYLKDNDTPFALAWRVLTSRYRSMRDKAGRDFMRRTLRIGISARIFHPEPGATGLRSKNLQYLEESIAQWVMSRDVLVFMIPTVNTSGLLHPSNITLRHYARHLDGLVLQGGADVSPQTYSEAATRPEWSGDRARDLYELELLHEFVDAGKPVLGICRGCQLINVGFGGTLYQDIASDVEGASSHVNDLYDRHRHTIVFPKGSTLAGLFPKAGEALVNSIHHQSVKDLGRDITVEAYSHGDNIVEAIRYQRARFVMGLQWHPEFHSAGGVELLDCTPILDNFLRAARETRF is encoded by the coding sequence ATGTCAGACGAAAAAATCCCGCCCAGTGTTTCTCCCGCCCCGCCTGCTGCGCCGGTCCGTCCCGACCGCGTCGGCCGCGCCTCCGACGCCGATGAGCGCGACCGCCGCTCGCGCGAGGCACCGCCGCGCTACCTGAAGGATAACGACACGCCGTTCGCGCTGGCCTGGCGCGTGCTGACGTCGCGCTACCGCTCGATGCGCGACAAGGCGGGGCGCGACTTCATGCGGCGCACTTTGCGCATCGGTATTTCGGCGCGCATTTTTCATCCGGAACCCGGCGCCACGGGCCTGCGCAGCAAGAATCTGCAATACCTGGAGGAGTCGATCGCGCAGTGGGTCATGTCGCGCGATGTGCTGGTGTTCATGATCCCGACGGTCAATACCAGCGGCCTGCTACACCCGAGTAACATCACCTTGCGCCACTATGCGCGCCATCTTGATGGCCTGGTGCTGCAGGGCGGGGCGGACGTGTCGCCGCAGACGTATTCGGAAGCGGCCACCCGCCCCGAATGGAGCGGCGACCGCGCGCGCGACCTGTATGAGCTGGAACTGCTGCATGAATTCGTCGACGCGGGCAAACCGGTGCTGGGCATCTGCCGCGGTTGCCAGCTGATCAACGTGGGCTTCGGCGGCACCTTGTACCAGGATATCGCCTCGGACGTGGAAGGGGCTTCGTCTCACGTCAACGACCTGTATGACCGCCACCGCCACACCATCGTCTTCCCGAAAGGCTCGACCCTGGCCGGCCTGTTTCCGAAGGCGGGCGAGGCGCTGGTCAATTCGATCCACCATCAGTCGGTGAAGGACCTGGGGCGCGATATCACGGTGGAAGCGTATTCGCATGGCGACAATATCGTCGAGGCGATCCGCTACCAGCGCGCGCGCTTCGTGATGGGCTTGCAGTGGCACCCGGAATTCCATTCGGCCGGTGGCGTCGAGCTGCTCGATTGCACGCCCATCCTCGATAATTTTTTGCGCGCCGCGCGCGAGACCCGCTTTTGA
- a CDS encoding alginate lyase family protein, with translation MITRRAVLTGLLALPFAGVRAASAATTLPFALTSPSHAAGLKTRVPARVAAQVIRAAQKAVDRPLHLMAEVRTGGLLDGEGGRAQSQQAQEDWRQARLQALAWRLSGDPACLDNARKLALAWSRGYQPSFSPVDETELASLLMGVDLIQERFNSSEREQLKAFCRTLASGYLSDPVKVGGPSTARNNWHSHRIKIGTAASYLSGDAALVARAKESFMSHVPRNIGAGGVPFDFEQRDALHYTTYSLEPLLTAALMAQQHGDDWYGAPEARRLKEALAWLAPYAQGKQTHVEFAKSAVPFDRKRVAAGQKGFTGNWERAGAANVYLLASRFDPAYAPLAQELQPPAWALALFSA, from the coding sequence TTGATTACCCGGCGCGCGGTGCTGACCGGTTTGCTGGCTTTGCCGTTTGCCGGCGTGCGCGCGGCCTCTGCTGCCACCACGCTGCCATTTGCACTGACATCGCCGTCGCATGCGGCTGGCCTGAAAACGCGGGTGCCGGCCAGGGTGGCCGCGCAGGTGATCCGCGCCGCGCAAAAAGCGGTGGACCGGCCCTTGCATCTGATGGCCGAAGTGCGCACGGGCGGCCTGCTCGACGGCGAAGGCGGGCGTGCGCAAAGCCAGCAGGCGCAGGAAGACTGGCGCCAGGCGCGGCTGCAGGCGCTGGCGTGGCGGCTGTCTGGCGACCCTGCCTGCCTGGACAATGCGCGCAAGCTGGCGCTGGCCTGGAGCCGCGGCTACCAGCCCTCGTTCAGCCCCGTCGACGAGACGGAACTGGCCAGCCTCTTGATGGGCGTGGACCTGATCCAGGAGCGGTTCAATAGCAGCGAACGCGAGCAGCTGAAGGCATTCTGCCGCACCCTGGCCAGCGGCTACCTGAGCGACCCGGTCAAGGTGGGCGGGCCGTCGACGGCGCGCAATAACTGGCACAGCCACCGCATCAAGATCGGCACGGCGGCAAGCTATTTGTCAGGCGACGCGGCGCTGGTCGCGCGTGCAAAAGAGAGCTTTATGTCCCATGTGCCGCGCAATATCGGTGCAGGCGGCGTGCCGTTCGACTTCGAACAGCGCGACGCCCTGCATTACACCACCTACAGCCTGGAGCCCTTGCTCACCGCCGCGCTGATGGCGCAACAGCATGGCGACGACTGGTATGGCGCGCCCGAAGCGCGGCGCTTGAAAGAAGCGCTGGCCTGGTTGGCGCCGTATGCGCAGGGCAAGCAGACCCACGTCGAATTTGCGAAAAGCGCGGTGCCGTTCGACCGCAAGCGCGTGGCCGCCGGCCAGAAGGGTTTTACGGGCAACTGGGAACGCGCGGGCGCGGCCAATGTGTATCTGCTGGCGTCGCGCTTCGATCCCGCCTATGCGCCGCTGGCGCAGGAACTGCAGCCGCCGGCCTGGGCGCTGGCGCTGTTCTCGGCCTGA
- a CDS encoding ATP-binding protein, whose amino-acid sequence MSRAAPGSSLFLRIFIWFWLATCMIVAAGMVITTVVGAARHNALDGVEPAALVREARAQMALGGVGALRQWIRASEARYATLKIYVVDHGVQDILGRRLQPRLEDRLGAHIEEGDFAAANGTPLPGPLPGKPVSWWDIHDLVSPDGDHYELGFLPFDPPHLEALGDSDLPLLLLAAFALSAPICWLLARHISRPVRELERGAQAFGDGDAKLRLDGALLARRDEFGALARAFDDMAENVAELLASKENLLRDVSHELRSPLARLRLGLELARRDAGAGLALDRRFDRIEQECAHLDQMVGQLLHLARLRGAPSDMPEPLDLAVIISQVVGDARFEAQAARRRVAWTAPPLPLTMLGVPLLLRSVLENVLRNALRHAPEDSAIVLRAWREDGDIVVEIGDHGSGVQEDELARLFQPFYRAGGDAQQDGDGAGLGLTIAATMVARHGGGMAARNRGEGDDMDENGRRSGLIVSIRLPGL is encoded by the coding sequence TTGAGCCGCGCCGCGCCAGGCAGCTCGCTGTTCCTGCGCATCTTCATCTGGTTCTGGCTGGCCACCTGCATGATCGTGGCGGCCGGCATGGTGATCACCACGGTGGTCGGCGCGGCGCGCCACAATGCGCTCGACGGCGTCGAGCCGGCCGCGCTGGTGCGCGAAGCGCGCGCGCAGATGGCGCTGGGCGGCGTGGGCGCGCTGCGGCAATGGATACGCGCCAGCGAAGCGCGGTACGCCACCTTGAAGATCTATGTGGTCGACCATGGCGTGCAAGACATCCTGGGGCGCCGCCTGCAGCCGCGGCTGGAAGACCGCCTGGGCGCGCATATCGAGGAAGGCGATTTCGCCGCCGCCAACGGCACGCCGCTGCCCGGCCCCCTGCCTGGCAAGCCGGTGTCATGGTGGGACATACACGATCTGGTCTCGCCAGACGGCGACCATTATGAACTGGGCTTTTTGCCCTTCGATCCACCGCACCTGGAAGCGCTGGGCGACTCCGACCTGCCCCTGCTGCTGCTGGCCGCGTTTGCCCTCAGCGCCCCCATCTGCTGGCTGCTGGCGCGCCATATCAGCCGACCCGTGCGCGAGCTGGAACGGGGCGCGCAGGCGTTTGGCGACGGTGACGCCAAGCTGCGCCTCGATGGCGCGCTGCTGGCGCGGCGCGACGAATTCGGCGCCCTGGCGCGCGCCTTCGACGACATGGCCGAAAACGTGGCCGAGCTGCTGGCATCGAAGGAAAACCTGCTGCGCGACGTGTCGCACGAACTGCGCTCGCCGCTGGCGCGCCTGCGTCTGGGACTGGAACTGGCGCGGCGCGACGCCGGCGCCGGGCTGGCGCTGGACAGGCGCTTTGACCGCATCGAGCAGGAATGCGCCCACCTGGACCAGATGGTGGGCCAGCTGCTGCACCTGGCGCGGCTGCGCGGCGCGCCCAGCGACATGCCCGAGCCGCTGGACCTGGCCGTGATCATCAGCCAGGTGGTGGGCGACGCGCGCTTCGAGGCGCAGGCGGCCAGGCGCCGCGTGGCGTGGACGGCGCCGCCGCTGCCCCTGACGATGCTGGGCGTGCCGCTGCTGCTGCGCAGCGTGCTGGAAAACGTGCTGAGGAATGCCTTGCGCCACGCGCCCGAAGACTCGGCCATCGTGCTGCGCGCCTGGCGCGAGGACGGCGACATCGTGGTGGAAATCGGCGACCATGGCAGTGGCGTACAGGAAGACGAACTGGCACGGCTGTTCCAGCCGTTTTACCGCGCCGGCGGCGACGCCCAGCAGGATGGCGACGGCGCGGGCCTGGGCCTGACGATCGCCGCCACCATGGTGGCGCGCCACGGCGGCGGCATGGCCGCGCGCAACCGTGGCGAAGGTGATGATATGGATGAAAACGGCCGGCGCAGTGGACTGATTGTCAGCATCCGGCTGCCGGGACTGTAG